The proteins below are encoded in one region of Xenopus laevis strain J_2021 chromosome 8L, Xenopus_laevis_v10.1, whole genome shotgun sequence:
- the pak4.L gene encoding p21-activated kinase 4 isoform X1 has protein sequence MVSGITEDKGPLATMFAKKKKRVEISAPSNFEHRVHTGFDQQEQKFTGLPRQWQSLIEESAKRPKPLVDPSYITTIKHVPQKTIVRGNKMSLDGSLAWLLDEFDDMSVCRSNSLRRESPPCQPREDRFHQENGMSEVRVRQQREDGQRGSERNRSEHHRRERQREEHRAVPQQPRGQEPSNKHRPPPPDYPKDIPEKRGPRSHEKSDGRREYPGNDRGHSDPVERVVKRDKGEEKRPKSAYTSGEGSPQSPRDKRPLSGPNIRTPGSSSTDGVVKQTETGRPFNTYPRAETDPSRGAAHQVSDSRSTVPLDSKSSVSKGSSRPQQGQVKPKPPEKPHPTQLAPHSSDPQLSRPVQTQHPAQPRSPQREPQRVSHEQFRAALQMVVDPGDPRTYLDNFIKIGEGSTGIVCIATIKSSGKLVAVKKMDLRKQQRRELLFNEVVIMRDYQHENVVEMYNSYLVGDELWVIMEFLEGGALTDIVTHTRMNEEQIATVCVSVLKALSVLHAQGVIHRDIKSDSILLTHDGRVKLSDFGFCAQVNKEVPRRKSLVGTPYWMAPELISRLPYGPEVDVWSLGIMVIEMVDGEPPYFNEPPLKAMKMIRDNLPPKLKNAQKVSPLLKGFLDRLLVRDPSQRASANELLKHPFLGKAGPPSCIVPLMRQNRMR, from the exons GTCCATTAGCTACCATGTTTGCTAAGAAGAAGAAGCGGGTTGAGATCTCTGCTCCATCAAATTTTGAACACCGGGTGCATACTGGCTTTGATCAGCAGGAACAGAAGTTCACGGGTCTTCCGCGACAGTGGCAAAGCTTAATTGAGGAGTCTGCCAAGAGACCCAAGCCACTTGTTGACCCCTCCTATATCACAACAATTAAACATGTCCCTCAAAAG acTATTGTGCGTGGGAATAAGATGTCGCTGGATGGGTCCTTGGCATGGCTTCTGGATGAGTTTGATGACATGTCAGTTTGCCGGTCGAACTCTCTGCGTAGAGAAAGCCCCCCGTGTCAACCCCGAGAGGACCGTTTTCACCAGGAGAATGGTATGAGTGAAGTCCGTGTAAGGCAGCAAAGAGAAGATGGACAGAGAGGGTCAGAGAGGAACAGATCAGAGCATCACAGAAGAGAGAGACAAAGAGAAGAACACAGAGCAGTCCCCCAGCAGCCACGAGGACAAGAGCCAAGCAACAAGCATCGGCCACCACCACCAGACTATCCTAAAGATATACCTGAGAAAAGAGGTCCTCGATCACATGAAAAGAGTGATGGGAGACGAGAATACCCTGGAAATGACCGTGGCCATAGTGATCCTGTAGAACGAGTAGTGAAGAGGGATAAGGGAGAGGAAAAGAGGCCTAAGTCAGCATACACTAGTGGAGAGGGCAGCCCACAGTCTCCTAGGGACAAGAGGCCACTCTCTGGGCCCAATATCCGCACCCCTGGCAGTTCTTCAACAGACGGAGTAGTAAAGCAAACAGAGACAGGAAGGCCATTCAATACCTACCCCCGTGCTGAAACAGACCCCAGTAGAGGTGCTGCTCACCAG GTGTCCGATTCCCGTTCTACTGTTCCACTTGACTCCAAAAGCTCTGTAAGCAAAGGCTCTTCCCGTCCTCAGCAAGGACAAGTTAAGCCTAAGCCTCCAGAAAAGCCTCATCCTACACAGCTTGCCCCACACAGCTCAGATCCTCAGCTCTCCCGTCCTGTTCAGACCCAGCATCCTGCCCAGCCTCGTTCTCCACAGAGGGAGCCACAGCGAGTGTCGCACGAGCAGTTTCGGGCAGCCCTGCAAATGGTTGTGGATCCTGGGGATCCAAGGACTTACCtagataattttattaaaattggagAGGGCTCTACAGGAATTGTTTGCATTGCTACCATAAAGAGCAGTGGAAAACTTGTAGccgtaaaaaaaatggaccttCGCAAACAACAGAGGCGGGAACTTCTCTTTAATGAG GTTGTTATAATGAGGGACTATCAACATGAGAATGTGGTTGAGATGTACAACAGTTACCTTGTGGGGGATGAACTATGGGTCATTATGGAGTTCCTGGAAGGAGGCGCACTTACTGATATTGTAACACACACAAG GATGAATGAAGAACAGATAGCTACTGTCTGCGTGTCTGTGCTAAAAGCTTTGTCTGTACTTCATGCTCAAGGGGTCATTCACCGAGATATTAAGAGCGATTCCATACTGCTGACACATGACGGACGG GTGAAACTTTCAGATTTTGGATTCTGTGCTCAAGTTAATAAGGAGGTGCCACGTCGTAAATCCTTAGTTGGCACACCTTACTGGATGGCCCCAGAACTAATTTCACGGCTACCATATGGACCAGAG GTGGATGTTTGGTCTCTTGGGATAATGGTGATAGAGATGGTGGATGGAGAGCCTCCTTATTTTAATGAGCCTCCACTAAAGGCAATGAAAATGATCCGGGACAATCTTCCTCCCAAGCTAAAAAATGCACAGAAG GTATCTCCGTTACTAAAGGGATTTTTGGATCGGCTTCTTGTTAGAGATCCCAGCCAAAGAGCATCAGCAAATGAGCTTCTTAAACACCCCTTTTTGGGTAAAGCCGGACCACCATCTTGTATTGTCCCACTAATGAGACAGAATCGTATGAGATGA
- the pak4.L gene encoding p21-activated kinase 4 isoform X2, whose protein sequence is MFAKKKKRVEISAPSNFEHRVHTGFDQQEQKFTGLPRQWQSLIEESAKRPKPLVDPSYITTIKHVPQKTIVRGNKMSLDGSLAWLLDEFDDMSVCRSNSLRRESPPCQPREDRFHQENGMSEVRVRQQREDGQRGSERNRSEHHRRERQREEHRAVPQQPRGQEPSNKHRPPPPDYPKDIPEKRGPRSHEKSDGRREYPGNDRGHSDPVERVVKRDKGEEKRPKSAYTSGEGSPQSPRDKRPLSGPNIRTPGSSSTDGVVKQTETGRPFNTYPRAETDPSRGAAHQVSDSRSTVPLDSKSSVSKGSSRPQQGQVKPKPPEKPHPTQLAPHSSDPQLSRPVQTQHPAQPRSPQREPQRVSHEQFRAALQMVVDPGDPRTYLDNFIKIGEGSTGIVCIATIKSSGKLVAVKKMDLRKQQRRELLFNEVVIMRDYQHENVVEMYNSYLVGDELWVIMEFLEGGALTDIVTHTRMNEEQIATVCVSVLKALSVLHAQGVIHRDIKSDSILLTHDGRVKLSDFGFCAQVNKEVPRRKSLVGTPYWMAPELISRLPYGPEVDVWSLGIMVIEMVDGEPPYFNEPPLKAMKMIRDNLPPKLKNAQKVSPLLKGFLDRLLVRDPSQRASANELLKHPFLGKAGPPSCIVPLMRQNRMR, encoded by the exons ATGTTTGCTAAGAAGAAGAAGCGGGTTGAGATCTCTGCTCCATCAAATTTTGAACACCGGGTGCATACTGGCTTTGATCAGCAGGAACAGAAGTTCACGGGTCTTCCGCGACAGTGGCAAAGCTTAATTGAGGAGTCTGCCAAGAGACCCAAGCCACTTGTTGACCCCTCCTATATCACAACAATTAAACATGTCCCTCAAAAG acTATTGTGCGTGGGAATAAGATGTCGCTGGATGGGTCCTTGGCATGGCTTCTGGATGAGTTTGATGACATGTCAGTTTGCCGGTCGAACTCTCTGCGTAGAGAAAGCCCCCCGTGTCAACCCCGAGAGGACCGTTTTCACCAGGAGAATGGTATGAGTGAAGTCCGTGTAAGGCAGCAAAGAGAAGATGGACAGAGAGGGTCAGAGAGGAACAGATCAGAGCATCACAGAAGAGAGAGACAAAGAGAAGAACACAGAGCAGTCCCCCAGCAGCCACGAGGACAAGAGCCAAGCAACAAGCATCGGCCACCACCACCAGACTATCCTAAAGATATACCTGAGAAAAGAGGTCCTCGATCACATGAAAAGAGTGATGGGAGACGAGAATACCCTGGAAATGACCGTGGCCATAGTGATCCTGTAGAACGAGTAGTGAAGAGGGATAAGGGAGAGGAAAAGAGGCCTAAGTCAGCATACACTAGTGGAGAGGGCAGCCCACAGTCTCCTAGGGACAAGAGGCCACTCTCTGGGCCCAATATCCGCACCCCTGGCAGTTCTTCAACAGACGGAGTAGTAAAGCAAACAGAGACAGGAAGGCCATTCAATACCTACCCCCGTGCTGAAACAGACCCCAGTAGAGGTGCTGCTCACCAG GTGTCCGATTCCCGTTCTACTGTTCCACTTGACTCCAAAAGCTCTGTAAGCAAAGGCTCTTCCCGTCCTCAGCAAGGACAAGTTAAGCCTAAGCCTCCAGAAAAGCCTCATCCTACACAGCTTGCCCCACACAGCTCAGATCCTCAGCTCTCCCGTCCTGTTCAGACCCAGCATCCTGCCCAGCCTCGTTCTCCACAGAGGGAGCCACAGCGAGTGTCGCACGAGCAGTTTCGGGCAGCCCTGCAAATGGTTGTGGATCCTGGGGATCCAAGGACTTACCtagataattttattaaaattggagAGGGCTCTACAGGAATTGTTTGCATTGCTACCATAAAGAGCAGTGGAAAACTTGTAGccgtaaaaaaaatggaccttCGCAAACAACAGAGGCGGGAACTTCTCTTTAATGAG GTTGTTATAATGAGGGACTATCAACATGAGAATGTGGTTGAGATGTACAACAGTTACCTTGTGGGGGATGAACTATGGGTCATTATGGAGTTCCTGGAAGGAGGCGCACTTACTGATATTGTAACACACACAAG GATGAATGAAGAACAGATAGCTACTGTCTGCGTGTCTGTGCTAAAAGCTTTGTCTGTACTTCATGCTCAAGGGGTCATTCACCGAGATATTAAGAGCGATTCCATACTGCTGACACATGACGGACGG GTGAAACTTTCAGATTTTGGATTCTGTGCTCAAGTTAATAAGGAGGTGCCACGTCGTAAATCCTTAGTTGGCACACCTTACTGGATGGCCCCAGAACTAATTTCACGGCTACCATATGGACCAGAG GTGGATGTTTGGTCTCTTGGGATAATGGTGATAGAGATGGTGGATGGAGAGCCTCCTTATTTTAATGAGCCTCCACTAAAGGCAATGAAAATGATCCGGGACAATCTTCCTCCCAAGCTAAAAAATGCACAGAAG GTATCTCCGTTACTAAAGGGATTTTTGGATCGGCTTCTTGTTAGAGATCCCAGCCAAAGAGCATCAGCAAATGAGCTTCTTAAACACCCCTTTTTGGGTAAAGCCGGACCACCATCTTGTATTGTCCCACTAATGAGACAGAATCGTATGAGATGA